TCCAGGAGTTCGGGGACCAGACGAAGATCAGGTTGTGCAGGCCGCGGCGGTGTACGAGGTAGTCGTATGTCACATGCCACAGCTTGCGGAAGGCCGCCGGGTCCTGCCCGGCCCACCAGAAGCCACGACCCGGTGCGGTGTTCATCTCGTGGTACGGCCGCAGCAGCACGGGTACGCCCTGGTCGGCGAGGTAGCCCAGGTGGTCCGCGAGATAGGCGAGGTCTCGCAGCAGGGCCCGGTGCTCGGTGGTGCCCCGGCTGACCACCCGGGCGAACCAGCGGGGGTCCTGCGCGGCGGGCGAGTTGCGGTGCAGGGTCTGCGGGAAGCCCTTGACGGGGCTGCCCGGGTAGGGCTGGTGGAAGGAGAACCCGACCAGGCCCGCCGGGGCACCGCCGTTGTGCGGCAGGGACACCTCGGCTCCGGTCGCGCACTCCTGATGCGTGCCCGAGGGGCGGTACGAGCCGTCGGCCACCCTGGGCAGGCCCGCCCACACGCCGACGGCGAGGTCCACGGCGTCCTCGACGTACCCCCAGTGGCGGCGGCAGCCCGGCCAGTCGCCGGAGTAGGAGCGGGACTGACCCACCGCCCAGCCGGGCTGGCCGTAGCCGGGGCCGAGGTCCAGCTCCACGAAGCCGGGCAGGCGGCCGGTGATGTCGCGGGCCTTGCGGTAGTAGTAGCCCGGAGGCTTGGTGCCCCGGTAGTCGCCGTACTGGGCGTTGTACCGCTCGTTGTGCAGCTCCACGTGCTGGCCGATCACCGTGCGGCTCGGCCGGCCGCGGCGGGCGGTGTTCTCCAGGTTCGCGAGCATCGCGTACACCCGGCGTGCCTCGGGGGTGGCCTTC
This genomic window from Streptomyces sp. DG2A-72 contains:
- a CDS encoding glycoside hydrolase family 26 protein is translated as MRGRIQLIGAAAGTAVLAPLAVWAWPDQEDGEAAPRPVPTDLRDRDPKATPEARRVYAMLANLENTARRGRPSRTVIGQHVELHNERYNAQYGDYRGTKPPGYYYRKARDITGRLPGFVELDLGPGYGQPGWAVGQSRSYSGDWPGCRRHWGYVEDAVDLAVGVWAGLPRVADGSYRPSGTHQECATGAEVSLPHNGGAPAGLVGFSFHQPYPGSPVKGFPQTLHRNSPAAQDPRWFARVVSRGTTEHRALLRDLAYLADHLGYLADQGVPVLLRPYHEMNTAPGRGFWWAGQDPAAFRKLWHVTYDYLVHRRGLHNLIFVWSPNSWNGSYGRTPGPYYPGGRHVDIVGVDDYSDTPAEPFGGGAWTEVWYRGLEKYRRPRIVSESFHVPLNAAQPKTLVRTPWVLWTVWGQALSYDNVSEPRKKNTTDDVKRTYHSSRVITAQEFA